ATCAGCATATAGAAAAACTGAAAAAGTttgaaatcacaatttttttcctgCATGAGGAAaacatagtacatgtatatgtatcatcCTTATTAAGTCAGGCAACCAAAGTTTCCTGACCatgcacaggggcttgacacaaGTACCCAACCCACAACCAACATATATGTATGACACATATATATGGATTGGGCTTGAAATTTGTGCCAAGGCCCTGTGTCTGTGACATAGAATCACTTCTTTAGGTTTTAATTACTTCTAAGGAAGATTAATGATGCAGGCAAAAACAAATGAGCACTTGTATAATTGTTGATGGATTAAAAACAGAGTAGCACTTATATGATTGTTGATGGATTAATATAATCTACACTATTACTTGTTACAAATACCAGTTAAACATCAGTAAATACTGGAATGTACAACATGATCAAGCTCAATTATTAACATACGCAGGTATTTGTTTACCGTTATTTGCTGAACAGTTAAATATTGACATAATATTATGGGATTTAGAAAACTAGAGAATGTTTGTGACGCGTATTTGCCGAGCTCCCACTTTGATGGAAAAATGGAATtaagaaatttcaaaatgtgtcggaaatttgaaatatcttttttttcatattattaatAACATTATACGTCAATATTAAATTGGAAAATAACACAAGAGAAAATAATTCAGCATTTATATCtaacatttacatgtagttattgAGAAAGGTGTAACGGGCAAGTGGACGGACGAACCATATTCAGACTGCAAGAAACTCTTCATCACGTGTATGCCCCTTGTCATTTCACGTCTGGGACAAAAAaatttataaacaatatcacaGCTATAACAATCAAAACTCATTAATTTCATTGCAATGCCAGGGTTCCCACTTCCCATAGAATAATGATTGAAAAATTTCACCAACAGTCCTTTGGTGAAATTCCCTGGTCAATATAGTAAGCTTTAAACAACAGTTTTAAAACTTCAAGAATCATGGGATATATAGCACATTTGTCatttcattttgacatttataagGTCTATACACAATACTTACAAATAATCATATGAAAATTTAACAATCATACTCATAAACTGTAATTAAGTGGCTATGTTATAAAGATTGATCTTTATGGACAAAAATCTGCATAAATCTACACAGTCAGAGATTacacaaatagaaaaaaaaatcttcatattGATGTTATCATAatgaaaatggtaaaaaaatgaaaataatttttaatgtaacaatatttattttatgattgCCTCTGTCAAAGCGATATTTCATCATTGACAactttaacatttttcagcATTTACAAACAGTGGCAGTGTGACGcagaaaaattaattttaattatttcaaaataaatactAGCATATACATATTAAGGACTTCTACTTAATAACAAGATTATAAGGGTTTCTCTGTTTGATGTTTCCactaagataaaaaaaatgaaaaatgaaatttcttATTCTTCATGTCTTATGAtgcatattcatatttttttgtcTCAGTTCAGTGTTTCTGTTGTTAAAGAATGTATAACATAAAGACTGACATATTaagtttaaaaatttaaaaacaggATGTACACATCGAATTTGTATCATCTTTAATTTGCTAGCTAGGACTTgtttaacatacattttttcaggaaaaggAGTAGGTGAATTATAGCCCTTGGATAATGAAGATGCTACTGTAATGACCAATGAAAATGCAGATAACAGCACCAACAATTCCAGTCATAGTctcagagacgtatatatcacatatgtctCTGATAGTATGCAACAATATAAGACAATTTTTTGGTTTCATCATAAAAATTATGCTGCAAGTGCTATTTCATGTCGTAAGCTTTACATTAGTTCATTTAATTAAGCATTTGTGGTGTTTGAATTggcattaaaaaatatttcaatgtgcTTTAAATGGCCAACCATCATGTCAGATTATTCATACCATATGTTTTATCCCTTTCTTATGGCTATGAATTTAAGCATTATTTGATACTCCAATTTCCATTTCTGACCTGCAGAACTGGTGACCTGACAATCTTgccttaaggatgtatgctacattttatacacatatTAGTATTAGGTCTGTATACTACATTATTTTGTGTTAAGGCTACATATCAAGTTTGTATGCTATATTTTTTTGCATGTTTGGtattaaggttgtatgctaccttatcTTGTATTGACTTAAATGCTCTCTCGCTTTGACATGTTTGGTATCAAGGTTGTATGATATCTTACTGAGATATGCAAGTTCTTTCCAAAAGACTTCCACAAACAAAAAATCCTTAAAGATCAATAATGAAGATCAACAAGACTTGGTTATTATAATTCCCTGATGAGACAACAGAAAGCCAAACAAGCTTGTGTAAAGTAGAATATGGccaagggggataactctcgtatacatcaatatatcacaaGTAACATCCTTTTTTTGGTATTTAGTCAATTAGGATGGGAACAAACGAGTCTGTCAGATAAATACCAAACTCTGTGAGAGTAGAAAAAAAGTATGCACATGATAGTTATCAGTCCAAGGGGAAACCAGAATGGATCACAAAAATACTTCCAGAATCaccaaaattcatcaaaatcacTATCACTATCCATGTCACCTAACCTAAGATTTAACAGTAAATTATCTAATTCTGCTTCCAGTTCTAGTAAAAGTACTCTGTTTTCCCTTTCTTCAAAGAAATCCCATAAACTTATTTGCGAAAATAAGTCTATATCTCCTTCGGCGTTTTGCCTTCGGCGTCGTTGTCTTGGTTTCGGCGTTGCAATAGTACCATCGGCATTTGCATGAAGGTAGAAGCACTTATCGTTGAATGGACATTCTCCATCTCCTTTCTtgaaatacatacagtgtttagcactgaaatgataaaaaacaacaacaactatAGATCAGTCATATAAAAATTATTCAGGTTCTCatgttacatgtacttttacTTTTTTTGATAGACTGATATGGAGACATTCAGCAATAGAGGTAGCAATCTTGGGTTGGTGATAAGGAACATGTTTTTAAGAATAATTTGAGAATAATGACATGCTATGCCTGATGACTGGTTACCTTAAAGCTTTCTTGTAGCCTTGTATTAGTTTTTTCTTTTCCTCGTCACTTTCCACCCAGTATTTACTTGGAGTGACAAAGTCGGATGTTACACGACATTCTGGACAGGCCCTGAAACAGTACagcaatatataaatgttacacgACATTCTGGACAGGCCCTGAAACAGTACAGCAATATATAAACCATCTGGCATCTGCGAAATTTGAAACTTCTTCATTTGGCACCAAGCCCATCCTTATGTATTAAATCCACAAAGGTTATTGTAACCAGTCTGATAATAAAGTACAAACTGACGTTCAAGCAGGTGttcaaatacattaaaataacCCTGGTAGCAGAAAAGAATAACTTAAAACTATTCGGACCAAGTGGAgcctacacatgaaatttgaaaaagatccatgatttttttttttgagaaactgCATTAATAAActttaactgtcaaaattcaaaatggccaatGTTCGGCCATCTTGAATTCTGATCAGTCCTAAAATTGAACATGCACAACTTGGGACCAAGGGGATACATTAACCAAGAACTGTTTAACGACAGAAGGACAGATAATGGATGAAGAGTGATTTGAATAGCTCACCATCTGATGACAAATTGACGAATCATTGTCACTTAGGAAAACACTACGAAACATTGTGATTATGAAacataccaagtttcaaagagataAGTTGAAAACTGAGAAAATAGCTATCTGGACAGACAAaagtatatacataaattattgaAGAGAAACGAGGCACCGTGGCACAGTCCCACTAAATACTACCTTCTATAAAGACGTGGCACATTCTTACAAAATACTACCTTCTATAAAGACGTGGCACAGTCCCACTAAATACTACCTTCTATAAAGACGTGGCACATTCTCACTAAATACTACCTTCTATAAAGACGTGGCACAGTCCCACTAAATACTACCTTCTATAAAGACGTGGCACAGTCCCACTAAATACTACCTTCTATAAAGACGTGGCACAGTCCCACTAAATACTACCTTCTATAAAGACGTGGCAAAGTCCCAATAAATACTACCTTCTATAAAGACGTGGCACAGTCCCACTAAATACTACCTTCTATAAAGACGTGGCACAGTCCCACTAAATACTACCTTCTATAAAGACGTGGCACATTCTCACTAAATACTACCTTCTATAAAGACGTGGCACAGTCCCACTAAATACTACCTTCTATAAAGACGTGGCACAGTCCCACTAAATACTACCTTCTATAAAGATGTGGCACATTCTCACTAAATACTACCTTCTATATAGACGTGGCACAGTCCCACTAAATACTACCTTCTATAAAGATGTGGCACATTCTCACTAAATACTACCTTCTATATAGACGTGGCACAGTCCCACTAAATACTACCTTCTATAAAGATGTGGCACAGTCCCACTAAATACTACCTTCTATATAGACATGGCACAGTCCCACTAAATACTACCTTCTATAAAGACGTGGCACAGTCCCACTAAATACTACCTTCTATAAAGACGTGGCACATTCTCACTAAATACTACCTTCTATAAAGACGTGGCACAGTCCCACTAAATACTACCTTCTATAAAGACGTGGCACAGTCCCACTAAATACTACCTTCTATAAAGACGTGGCACAGTCCCACTAAATACTACCTTCTATAAAGACGTGGCACAGTCCCACTAAATACTACCTTCTATAAAGACGTGGCACAGTCCCACTAAATACTACCTTTTATAAAGACGTGGCACAGTCCCATTAAATACTTCCTTCCATAAAGGGATTCATACCtgacaattttattttcaaactgcCGAGCTCCCCTCCACTTCCTTATGCAACTGAGACAGAAGGTATGGTTACAGTTGGACATGATTCCAAATCGCTGTTCAGTCGGTGGTTCCTTTTCCAAGATGTTGTCCATACAGATACCGCACACCTTGTCCTTACTTTGGGCAATTGCGAAAGATAATTCCATGTCATTTTCTAACTGTTTCAGACATTcctgtaaaaacaaaaaatctgaatttctacttgttttatAAACCCCTGTATTGTTATACACATACTGTAGTAAAATTCAATACATatggtggtcgggtggcacagtggtgtCACATTGCCATTTACCTAGATGATGAGGGTTTGATTCACTGATCAGACACGAAAAGGTACTAGATCACCTGCTgcccgaccacttgggttttctcagggtactctggtttccttcCACAATAAGACCCCTCTTGCGCTTCTatccaggccaacaagcgtgattagcATAAGTTGTGAtaaattgttttgtaatttttgcaAAATAAATGTGGATAATTTTATGATGATCAAACTGTAAACACTAGTACTGTAGCCAATCAAACCAATAATCCTACTATTGTCTGAAAATAAAGTCTTAAAATAGTAGTCACATGACCCAAATAATGATACGATATGTCATCTACATGTAAACTGATGATGTATCGGATTATGCTATTCTCTACTTGTacaaatattgttgtatatGGCGGAATTTATGAATGTACAGGGGTATTAGAGGATATGGCTATGTTAGTTTCATTAAAATAGATattcacaaattattttttgGGGTCATTGTGACATATATTTAgaagaaatgattttatctgttACCAAGTCATTAACATTTCGCTAAAAAGCAATGATGATTATCTTTACTTTATGAATAAGCAGAAATtggcattttaaaaataaaggaaCAGAATCTAAAACTAGAATGTAAATGAAACCAAATAATCACTCAAAGGGGTCACAGATAACACATTTCACCTGACCTATAGATACTTACACTATTGTGTTTTTCCCGCTGATCCAGGTCGGAGGGATGTAGGGTTGGCATGCCACaaatttcacaaatatctccatGGATGTAGGCACATTCTTCATCATAGGGACAGTGGCCCTGGGCGAAGAATGGACAGACTAATTTGGACAGATCTGCATATGGATCCATCCCTTCCTGTATGATGAGTGCTTTTGGGTTTTCACTGTTGGTTTCTACAGCGTTTGAGTAGGAGAAAGGGACTGAAattgaaaatcatttaaaactaATACAGTATTTTTCATATGAACCTGtttcttgaaatatatttatgaaattattcgtctcaataattatatcataaaaacaTCATACCACAACAATTCTCTAATGTTCCTAAAATTATCAACATATGTTTTTGCTAGAAGGCTCAAATCATACATCTGAAAAATATGGAGAGTTAGATACAAAATTTATCATCAGAACACAAATATGGTTGACCTGGCAGATAAAAAGCTGAAAATTAGTGGAGTCCGAAATTTACCTGATCATTACTGATATTTTTGACCTGGTACAAAATCTACCCAAAGGAACAATGATACATTTGTCAAGGTACAAAATTTACCTGAAGAACACTGATACAGTTGACTTGTTACAAAATTTACCTGAAGAACACTGATACAGTTGACCAGGTACAAAATTTACCTGAAGAACACTGATACAGTTGACTAGGAACAAAATTTACCTGAAGAACACTGATAGAGTTAACTAAGTACAAAATTTACCTGAAAAACACTGAATACAGTTGACCAGGTACAAAATTTACCTGAAGAACATCGATACAGTTGACCAGGTACAAAATTTACCTGAAGAACACCGACACAGTTGACTAGGTACAAAATTTACTTGAAGAACACCGATACAGTTGACTTGTTACAAAATTTACCTGAAAAACACTGAATACAGTTGACTAGGTACAAAATTTACCTGAAGAACATTGATATGGTTGCCCAGGTATAAACTCTGTGGCTTTCACCCATTCATCAGGAGGTCTTGGAGATACTGTTGGCATTACTTCAACATCTCCTTTTGATTTTTTCAGAGATACCATGTTTCCAAAAGGTTTTTTATCTGCATAATTTAGAGGTGGCGGTCTGTTTGATGAAGGCTTCCGTATATTTTCATGCACAGTATAATTTGAGATATTAGACTTAGGTTTTACATGGTCATATCTGTAACAGACAGAAATCATTTGATCTACATGCTACCTCATCCTGTGTTCACATTCTTACACACAAATCTCATATTATAAGTTGCTATTGTCATGAAATGGCCTGCAAGGCCTTCTATAGATAACAAGACACACCAAAGCCCAGCTCACTTTGTCTATTACTGTAGAATCTTCAATGatattgaaattcatttttttgaACATACAGAAATCATATCtctgtgtaacaggagaggagaaaatgtagcggccagaccgggaatcgaacccgggacctgtgaaaactagccggatgctctaccaattgagtaGCCcgatgtctggtgtaggaccagagcgcactactatatgaaaacgtggaattatcagacactgtttggtgtcgctaagaattagttgcaaatacaataaaatcgggtgtgacataacacctaccttacatcagagacatatatacagagagattggcagctctctatagctatttgcccttgtgtttacatagtggcccctgaccttcccacaatcctttgcggtcgctcggttcagtcttcactagacaccatattggagaaaacttgaaaaccagacacataattatcgataatttctatttgaaatcatcaccaagatccaattatgtgctttaattttattaatatcaaagtgcagaagtgtcatcaatatgaaatatatcacaatttgctgtccatgtgtttgtattttgagtatgaaagtcaagcacaacgcaggaaagatcggcgggaatctccaattttcgaaaagtccctatgggtttttcgagaatacggataaatgacaacaatgtgcatgataatcaagaccacattccataagtatgatagtttttggttaatgtggtaccttttgtagtggcctagataaaacaatgtgctttttgtgtgcgtttaaaattgacgatgttttggtcggacgtaacggctgcttaattacaaaacttggacatgtcgaataggacccaatggattttagaaaatacggataaatggcaacaatgtgcatgatcaataagactatatcccataagtatgatagtttttggttaatgtggtaatttttgtagtggcctaaataaaacgatgtgctttttgtgtgcgtttaaaattgacggtgttttggtctgacgtaatggcggcttaattacaaactgcGACATGTCtaataggacccaatggattttcgaaaatacggataaatgacaacaatatgcatgatcaataagactatatcctataagtttgatagtttttggttaatgaggtaacttttgtagtggcctaaataaaacgatgtgctttttgtgtgcgtttaaaattgacggtgttttggtctgacgtaatggcggcttaattacaaacttggacatgtcgaataggacccaatggattttcgaaaatacggataaatgacaacaatatgcatgatcaataagactatatcccataagtttgatagtttttggttaatgaggtaacttttgtagtggccaaaataaaacgatgtgctttttgtgtgcgtttaaaattgacgatgttttggtctgacgtaatggcggctatttacaaacttggacatgtcgaataggacccaatggattttagaaaatacggataaatggcaacaatgtgcatgatcaataagactatatcccataagtatgatagcttttggttaatgtggtaacttttgtagtggcctaagtaaaacgatgtgctttttgtgtgtgtttaaaattgacgatgctttggtctgacgtaatggcggcttaattacaaacttggacatgtcgaataggacccaatggattttcgaaaatacggataaatgacaacaatatgcatgatcaataagactatatcccataagtttgatagtttttggttaatgtggtaacttttgtagtggccaaaataaaacgatgtgctttctgtgtgtatttaaaatgacgatgttttggtctgacgtaatggcggattaaccagaacatgtcgaataagttccaatactacgatacacacatgcgcatagcccgatttacctgcgctcgcgtgtgtttgataggagacaggacgctctcgataagggatatgcttgagtggtcacaaataaagggagccactatgtgtacggggaaatagcgatgttactataatctctctgtatatatgtctctgcttacatatatggataaatgaaatatttatttacccccGAACACCCATTTAGGTGTTTTATTTCTagcgtaaagcaagggtctatatggacggaataaaacacctagattggactaaatgggtgttcttggagtaaataaatatctcatctATCCATATGTAAGGTAGACCTATTATAATTTAACACacccaattttttttattgtatctCTGGATATTTGTCGGATAtttccatgttttcatatagtagtgcgctctggccctacatcagacatggtgtcagggcgagaggaaactcgggctaccaactggtcaccgatgatcgaccaagtccagtcccgctacatcTGAACACTGATGAACATACAAAAAATTGTATTATGTGTCCCTCACTGCAATTGGTAGTGTTCAATTGTACTGGCAACAGcaattataatgataatcaaTTTTGATTATTATACAGACCTGCAACCGTCTCCATATGTACATGACCCTTTGAGGTAAAATCTGCATATGCTTGATGGCTTATCTTGACGGTCATGTGAATAATTGCATTTATCACCCTTGCCGACATGCACCGTGTACGAAATATCT
Above is a window of Pecten maximus chromosome 7, xPecMax1.1, whole genome shotgun sequence DNA encoding:
- the LOC117330762 gene encoding probable E3 ubiquitin-protein ligase makorin-1 isoform X3, translated to MSARVINAIIHMTVKISHQAYADFTSKGHVHMETVAVPFSYSNAVETNSENPKALIIQEGMDPYADLSKLVCPFFAQGHCPYDEECAYIHGDICEICGMPTLHPSDLDQREKHNSECLKQLENDMELSFAIAQSKDKVCGICMDNILEKEPPTEQRFGIMSNCNHTFCLSCIRKWRGARQFENKIVRACPECRVTSDFVTPSKYWVESDEEKKKLIQGYKKALSAKHCMYFKKGDGECPFNDKCFYLHANADGTIATPKPRQRRRRQNAEGDIDLFSQISLWDFFEERENRVLLLELEAELDNLLLNLRLGDMDSDSDFDEFW
- the LOC117330762 gene encoding probable E3 ubiquitin-protein ligase makorin-1 isoform X2, producing the protein MVSLKKSKGDVEVMPTVSPRPPDEWVKATEFIPGQPYQCSSVPFSYSNAVETNSENPKALIIQEGMDPYADLSKLVCPFFAQGHCPYDEECAYIHGDICEICGMPTLHPSDLDQREKHNSECLKQLENDMELSFAIAQSKDKVCGICMDNILEKEPPTEQRFGIMSNCNHTFCLSCIRKWRGARQFENKIVRACPECRVTSDFVTPSKYWVESDEEKKKLIQGYKKALSAKHCMYFKKGDGECPFNDKCFYLHANADGTIATPKPRQRRRRQNAEGDIDLFSQISLWDFFEERENRVLLLELEAELDNLLLNLRLGDMDSDSDFDEFW
- the LOC117330762 gene encoding probable E3 ubiquitin-protein ligase makorin-1 isoform X1, whose translation is MISVCYRYDHVKPKSNISNYTVHENIRKPSSNRPPPLNYADKKPFGNMVSLKKSKGDVEVMPTVSPRPPDEWVKATEFIPGQPYQCSSVPFSYSNAVETNSENPKALIIQEGMDPYADLSKLVCPFFAQGHCPYDEECAYIHGDICEICGMPTLHPSDLDQREKHNSECLKQLENDMELSFAIAQSKDKVCGICMDNILEKEPPTEQRFGIMSNCNHTFCLSCIRKWRGARQFENKIVRACPECRVTSDFVTPSKYWVESDEEKKKLIQGYKKALSAKHCMYFKKGDGECPFNDKCFYLHANADGTIATPKPRQRRRRQNAEGDIDLFSQISLWDFFEERENRVLLLELEAELDNLLLNLRLGDMDSDSDFDEFW